From a region of the Natator depressus isolate rNatDep1 chromosome 15, rNatDep2.hap1, whole genome shotgun sequence genome:
- the LHFPL7 gene encoding LHFPL tetraspan subfamily member 7 protein, producing the protein MSLIPKLGSQDLQWHHIWAIFSLALACISNFSLRSPAWFRNKTTSSGVFTHCYWSSKAVIGTILGLLIFPCSLDSAFANEIGGYSSTDNAGKRKLGWGYTVAILDVLLPCLLPVIGRYNLNEVKSKVFFSPATESRILVVEDE; encoded by the exons ATGTCACTCATTCCTAAATTAGGTTCACAAGATCTGCAATGGCATCACATCTGGGCAATTTTCTCCCTGGCCTTGGCCTGCATTTCCAACTTCAGTCTGAGATCCCCTGCCTGGTTCAGAAACAAAACCACATCGTCTGGGGTCTTTACCCACTGCTATTGGTCCTCAAAAGCTG TGATTGGCACAATCTTGGGACTGCTAATTTTTCCATGTAGTTTGGATTCGGCATTCGCTAATGAAATTGGTGGTTATTCCTCCACAGACAATGCTGGGAAACGTAAGCTTGGCTGGGGCTACACCGTGGCTATCCTGGATGTCCTTCTACCATGTTTGCTGCCAGTCATCGGCAGATACAATTTAAATGAGGTCAAGTCAAAAGTCTTTTTCTCTCCTGCTACAGAAAGTAGAATTCTAGTAGTAGAAGATGAATAA